The Candidatus Campbellbacteria bacterium genome segment ACAAGAATCAGTAGAAGAAAGCGATGAAGAAGATAAAGATACTGAAGACGAAGAAAATACTGACGAATCTGACCCAGAAACCGAGCAGACAACTGAAAATTCCGACGAAGAAAATGACGGTGAAAACAAAACAGAAGATAACACGGGCACAGAAAAGAATGATGAGGACAGTACGGCAACCGAGGACATCACAAAGGAGAGTGACGATGAAACCTCTGAAGGTGATGTCGAGGTAAAAGACAAAGGAAGCGAAAAAGAAGAAGGATCAGTTAAGGGCGAAGAATAAATGAAAATGAACAAGAGAACATTTACAAATAAATTTTTGGTCGCAATTAGCGTGGCGGCGATAATTAACTTTACTTTTCCGGTGGTGTTATCTGCATCAGAGACTGACGGAACTATAGATTCTTCTGAAAAATATGCCCGATTCTTGAGCGCCGATACTTTGATAAACTTTGCCACCTCGGAAGGCGACGTTCATGTTACTGATGACGGACTTACGGGGTACGCATGGTCAGAGGATTATGGTTGGATAAATCTGGACCCCGGCGAAAGCGGTGTTTCTAATGATGGAGAAGGAAATTTATCGGGCTACGCTTGGGGTGAAAATATTGGCTGGATAAATTTCGCGCCCAGTGAAGGCGGAGTAACAATAGATGAAAATGGTGAATTTAATGGGTATGCATGGAGCGAAAATATAGGGTGGATCGTTTTTAGCTGTGAGACAGATAATTCATGTAGTTCGTTGAATCATGGAGTTGCTACGGATTGGCGTCCGGAAAGCGTAAGAAGCTCCGGATCGTCTGAGAGTTCATTTGCTCCTTCTCCGGACGAAGGAGGCGATGAAGACGTGGATTCCGAAGACAATGAAGACGAGCCAGAGGAGAGTGTACCCTCAGAAGAGGAATCTCCTGTAGATGAGTCACCGGAGGATACACCTGAGGTAGAGACGGACGAAGACGACGAGGAGCCGGATGAGGATATACCCTCTGAAGTAGAAGAAGGAGATGACAAAGATCCTGACGATGAAGTTTCTGATTCCGGAGTAGAGGCTGGTGATGAAGAAGGCGGTGGAACATCTAGAGGTACAACTATAGCGGACAGAGTAGGTGAAGCGATAACTCTCATAAGAAAGACAAGTGACAATGTCAGAAAATCTATGGTCGGACTAGGAGAATCTATACAAAGAAATGTTTCCGAGGCTTTTGAAGACGCTGTAGTGACTACTACTGCCAGTACGGTTTCAGTAGCTGGAGCGGTGACTGGTACAGCTACTGTGGTAAGCTCTTTCTTTTTAACCCCTGTTTCTTTCTCGGAGATCGTGTTTATCCCTCTGCGTATATGGACGTTATTTTTGTCGATATTTGGATTTAAGCACAATCGCAGACCGTGGGGTACTGTATATGACAGCGTGACCAAGCAACCACTAGACCCGGCTTACGTTGTCTTACAAGATGAAGACGGCAAAGAAGTTAGCGGTTCAATTACGGACTTGGATGGCAGATATGGCTTTCTTCAGGATCCTGGGAAATATCGATTAGTTTCAAAAAAGACCAATTATAACTTTCCGTCTAAACGCCTGGAAGGAAAAACTGGAGATATTTTATACGACAATCTTTATTTTGGAGAAAACTTTTTGACCGAAGAGGGTTCGGTTATTGATAAAAATATACCAATGGATCCGGAAGGGTTTGATTGGAACGAATTTGCAAAACGTGCAGAAAAGGGGAGGATGAAATTTTATTCACGCTTTGACGCGTTATTTACCTATGGAGCTAATATACTTTTCTATGTCGGACTTTTTGCGTCCCTCGCGGCTTTGATAGCTGTGCCGTCTCTTCTACAGTTGGGTATAGTTTTGTTTTATATTTTGGTATTTGCCTTAAGGACGTTTGGACTCAAGCCAAAACATCTCGGTTCGGTCGTGGACAAAGAAACCGGCCAACCGCTCTCTTTTGCAATTGTGCGTGTGATAATTCCTTCCTCGGACCAGGAGGTTAAGCGGGTTGTTTGTGACAAATTTGGTCGTTTTTATAGTTTAGTGTATCCGGGCACCTACGTTATTGCGGTAGAAAAAAAGGTGGGTGAGGATTCATACGAACGGGTTTATACCTCAGAGCCCAAAGAGGTAAAAGGAGGTGTGATAAACAGCAGTTTAAAGGTTTGATTTTGTTATAAATTTTTGTTCATTGCATATAGTTGTTAACGTCTACTCAGCCCTGTAGCGTGCTAAAATATACTAGTGTAATATGAAAAACTTCATAAAAAGACCCCTGCCTTTTCTGCTGGTTATCCTGGCTGGATTTAGCTTAGCTGTCACTGCTTTAATAGCCGCTCCTCCGGCTTCAAAATACTCTCCCGGTGAGACTCTAGACCCTACCTGCGCGCCCGGAGACACCAACTGTAGCGTTGAGACCAACGATGTTTCTTCCAGTACAACTGATGATCTATCAGAAGGATCGAGCAATCTCTACTACACCGAAGCGCGCGTCTCCGCCAACTCTGACGTCGCGGCCAATACCACTAGCAGGCACAATGCCCTTTCACTCGGTGGTTCTCTGGACTATCTATCACTAACCGGACAAACCCTCACCCTCAACGAGATAGATGTAGGAACAGACACCAACTTAACTGCCGGCAGTGGTGTTTCTCTTTCCAGCGGCACACTTGACGTTGACACCTCGGGCATAAACGTAGGCGACCTTAACACTAATTTCACTACAGGCTCCATCCCGTTCTCCAACGGAACGAACCTTACCCAAGACAACACCAATCTGTTTTGGGATGATACGAATGACAGATTAGGACTCGGCACCACGTCACCCGCCGCCCTCCTAGACCTAGCCGGAGCCTTATCCATCAGAGAAATGTCAGCACCATCCACCGCACCGTCAGGACAGGGAAGAATATACTTTGACTCAAGCTCTAACACCTTCCAGGTGTCAGAAGACAGCGGAAGCTACGTAGATCTCGTTAACGCAGGCGGAGACATAGCTGGATCTGACGGAGCTGTCCAATTCAACTCTTCCGGATCCTTTGGCGCCGACGACGCCAACTTCTTCTGGGATGATACGAATGACAGACTAGGACTAGGAACAAGCTCACCCTCAGCTCGTCTCCACTCCCTCTCCACGACAGAACAACTCCGTCTCGGCTACGATGTATCCAACTACCTCTCAGCCACCGTCGGAAGTACCGGCTCCACCACACTCGCACTAACGGGAACCTCACCTGAGTTCACTTTCTCCCAACTAACCAACTTCTCCGCGGGAGTGAACGTAAACGCCGAGACCATCACCGACTTCACCGGCACCGGCCTCACGCTCTCCACCAACGCTCTCACCGTAGACCAAACCGACCTTGACGTAGGAGGCTTCTCTACGTCGCTTACCGCTGGCTCCATCCCATTCTCCGACGGATCGAACCTTGCGCAGGACAACGCTAACTTCTTTTGGGATGACGGGAATAACCGTCTAGGAATTGGTACTGCTGTACCTAATACTGCACTAGATGTTGGCGGTCAAATAACTGTTTCAGGTAATCCTGCCATACTGGGTGATAACGGTTCGCTTTCCTTTACGGGTACTACATGGATCAGGTCCGACAGCGGTCAAGGGGTAGCCCTTAGGGATAGTGCTAATAATGATGTTTTGTTAGCTGAGGAAGACGGTGATGTGATAATGAATCGAGGCAACGTCGGCATCGGGACGACGGGGCCGGGGACTAAGTTGGAAATAAATGACGAACGATGGGAAGATCTGGGGGGAGTTAAGTGGCAACAGTATTTTGGTACAAATTCTACAGGAGAAATGACCAGCGGAGATGGGCTTGGTATAAAGTTTGGAGCGGAAGGTTTCTCAGGGCAAAAAGCTGCGGGCATTGCTGCTGTTTCACCTAATAACAATTATGCGAATTATATGGATTTGACGTTTTATACAGGCACTGAGTCTGTATTTACTGAAAAGATGCGTGTTGATTACACAGGCAACGTCGGCATCGGGACGACGAGTCCTAGTGCGAAGTTGGACGTGAATGGCGCTACTCATATTAGCGGCAGAGTTGGCATAGGCACGACAAATACAAGTTTTGGTTCTATAGAGATAGGCAATGATGGCTCTACTTCCGGCATAGCTTTTAATGATGGTACAGGCACTTCCTTTAGAATTTATAGAAGTTCTAATATTGCTCATTTAAGTAGGGGAAGCACTTCGGCAATTGCAATTGATTCCACAGCCGATGTCGGCATCAAGACGGCGAGTCCCAGTTACGATTTAGAAGTGAACGGAAGTGCGGCCAAACCCGGAGGTGGATCATGGACAGACTCCTCGGACGAACGACTCAAAACCAATATCCAAGAGGTAGACGGAGCCCTGGACAAACTCACCAAACTCAACCCGGTAACCTACGAGTGGAAGAACCCGGACCTACACGGCAACGTCGCCTCGGCCGGAGGTTTCCTCGCCCAAGACGTGAGAGAAGTATTTCCAGAATGGGTAAGTAAACACGACGTTGATGGCGCCGACGCAGATCTCGTCGGCGAAGACGGACAAGCCTATTCTCTCCAGCTCCCATTCACCTTTAACGCCTATGTGGTGAGCTCGATCAAGGAGCTTGATCTGAAGGTGGATTCTATAGCAGATATGGAAAGTGAATTAGGAGAGTCCTTTCTCGATAACCTTATATCCGCGCTTGAGGAAAAAGTGGTTGCGGTGAAGGAGCTCATTGCGGACAGAATATCTACAAAAGAAATATGCTTACGTGACGAAACAGGCGAGACGTGTATAGATAGAGACGAGCTTGATCGATTGTTAGAAGGAAACAGCCAAACAGGATCCGCGAGAAATACGGATAGCTCAAACAACGACGAAGGTGAAAGTGAAAGCAACGTCGATGACTCGGGTGGAAATAGCGAAGAATCTGACGGTGCCGAAGGAAGCGAATCTCCGGAAGAAGAAGGTGATAGCGATAATGGCGAGAGCGAAGAAGAGGGAAACTCCGAAGATGGCTCGGGAGAAGAAAATGAAGAAACAGGTCTGAGTGGAGAAGGTGAGGAAATAGAGGATGATGACGGCACTTCAGAAGAGGACGGAGCAGAAGAAGAAAGTGGTAACGAAGAAAACACGCAGGGG includes the following:
- a CDS encoding carboxypeptidase-like regulatory domain-containing protein, producing MNKRTFTNKFLVAISVAAIINFTFPVVLSASETDGTIDSSEKYARFLSADTLINFATSEGDVHVTDDGLTGYAWSEDYGWINLDPGESGVSNDGEGNLSGYAWGENIGWINFAPSEGGVTIDENGEFNGYAWSENIGWIVFSCETDNSCSSLNHGVATDWRPESVRSSGSSESSFAPSPDEGGDEDVDSEDNEDEPEESVPSEEESPVDESPEDTPEVETDEDDEEPDEDIPSEVEEGDDKDPDDEVSDSGVEAGDEEGGGTSRGTTIADRVGEAITLIRKTSDNVRKSMVGLGESIQRNVSEAFEDAVVTTTASTVSVAGAVTGTATVVSSFFLTPVSFSEIVFIPLRIWTLFLSIFGFKHNRRPWGTVYDSVTKQPLDPAYVVLQDEDGKEVSGSITDLDGRYGFLQDPGKYRLVSKKTNYNFPSKRLEGKTGDILYDNLYFGENFLTEEGSVIDKNIPMDPEGFDWNEFAKRAEKGRMKFYSRFDALFTYGANILFYVGLFASLAALIAVPSLLQLGIVLFYILVFALRTFGLKPKHLGSVVDKETGQPLSFAIVRVIIPSSDQEVKRVVCDKFGRFYSLVYPGTYVIAVEKKVGEDSYERVYTSEPKEVKGGVINSSLKV
- a CDS encoding tail fiber domain-containing protein, which produces MKNFIKRPLPFLLVILAGFSLAVTALIAAPPASKYSPGETLDPTCAPGDTNCSVETNDVSSSTTDDLSEGSSNLYYTEARVSANSDVAANTTSRHNALSLGGSLDYLSLTGQTLTLNEIDVGTDTNLTAGSGVSLSSGTLDVDTSGINVGDLNTNFTTGSIPFSNGTNLTQDNTNLFWDDTNDRLGLGTTSPAALLDLAGALSIREMSAPSTAPSGQGRIYFDSSSNTFQVSEDSGSYVDLVNAGGDIAGSDGAVQFNSSGSFGADDANFFWDDTNDRLGLGTSSPSARLHSLSTTEQLRLGYDVSNYLSATVGSTGSTTLALTGTSPEFTFSQLTNFSAGVNVNAETITDFTGTGLTLSTNALTVDQTDLDVGGFSTSLTAGSIPFSDGSNLAQDNANFFWDDGNNRLGIGTAVPNTALDVGGQITVSGNPAILGDNGSLSFTGTTWIRSDSGQGVALRDSANNDVLLAEEDGDVIMNRGNVGIGTTGPGTKLEINDERWEDLGGVKWQQYFGTNSTGEMTSGDGLGIKFGAEGFSGQKAAGIAAVSPNNNYANYMDLTFYTGTESVFTEKMRVDYTGNVGIGTTSPSAKLDVNGATHISGRVGIGTTNTSFGSIEIGNDGSTSGIAFNDGTGTSFRIYRSSNIAHLSRGSTSAIAIDSTADVGIKTASPSYDLEVNGSAAKPGGGSWTDSSDERLKTNIQEVDGALDKLTKLNPVTYEWKNPDLHGNVASAGGFLAQDVREVFPEWVSKHDVDGADADLVGEDGQAYSLQLPFTFNAYVVSSIKELDLKVDSIADMESELGESFLDNLISALEEKVVAVKELIADRISTKEICLRDETGETCIDRDELDRLLEGNSQTGSARNTDSSNNDEGESESNVDDSGGNSEESDGAEGSESPEEEGDSDNGESEEEGNSEDGSGEENEETGLSGEGEEIEDDDGTSEEDGAEEESGNEENTQGSDPETEDESSTQEGGTDGTETTDSTEESSDEESDAEANDSGEESGTSEE